AGCGTGTTGTCGACGGCCCGGTCCAATGACGCGCGCAGGCGGTCGCGGTCCGCGACGGGCGCCGGCTCCGGGCCGTCGAGGTCGGCCCAGATGTCCTCGGCGAGCTCGACGAGCCGGTACACGCCCGCCAGGAGTTCATCCACCCCCCTGGCCTCGCCGTCGATCGCGTCGGCAAGGGCGACCAGTGCGGGCGAGCGGGTCGGTGACGACGCGAGTGCGTCGCGCGCCGTGGTGAGCGCGTCCCGCGCCGCCACCAGCCGGGCCGCCAGCTCGAGCAGTCTCCGCACCTGCCCCGGTGGTGGGTTCTCCGGCAGAGCACCGGTCATCTGGGTCGCCGGTTCGGCTGGGTGTCGGCCAGTGCGCGCACCGCCTGCGCGGCCGACTCCTCCGACGCCGAGCCGTCCGCCAGTGACCGGGCGATCTCGTGCAGTCGGGCGACCCTGGCCACCGCGGGGGCCAGGAGGGTGCGCACCTCGTCGTCGTCGAGTCCGGGGCCGGTCGCGACGCCCCCGGCCGGGGCGCGCGGCGGTGGCGGGGGACTACCAGGGGCGGGGGTCGGGTCACGCGGGTCGAGGGCGGCGTCGAGACGCGTCCGCGCCAGTTCGAGCCGGTGCACGAGCCGGGCGGCCTCGCCGCGGACCTCCGCGTCGTGGTCCGGCCTCCCGGTCACCGTCGCAGGCGGTCGTCGTCGTCCGCGGCGGGCGTCACCGCGGTCGCATCGGGTTGGTCCTCGGGCCGCACCGCGTTCTGCAGCGCGATCGACCGTGCCAGCCGGGCGTAGCGCATCTCCTGCTCGCGGAACCGCACATAAGTGGAGACGGTGACAAAGGCGAAGCCCATGACCAGCGCGTACAGCACCAGGTCGGTGCCGCGCTGAACGCCCAGCGCGTTGGCCACCACGGTGAGGTCGTCCGGGCGCATCACGGCGTAGACCATGAACACCACGAACAGCACGAAGCCGATCTTGACGCCGGCCTTGGCCCGCGCCTTGCGGCGGTTGGCCAGGAAGAACGCCACCAGTGCGGCGCCGGCGAGCAGCAGGAGTGCCTTGATCATCGGGGCAGCCTCTTTCCCACGAGACCGTCGGAGAGGATGTTGATCCCGTTGAGCAGCGACTGCCCCTTCGACATGGAGTACTCGGTGTAGAGGATGTCGACGGGCTGCTCGGCCACGCGCCATCCGCGGCTGTCCATCAGCTCCACGAACTCGCTGGCGTGACTCATGCCGTTCATGCGCAGGTTGAGATCGTCCGCCACCCGCCGGTTGAACACCCGCAGTCCGTTGTGGGCGTCGGTCAGGCCGAGTCTCCGTGTGCGTGGACTGAGCATGACGACGGTCTTCAGGACGACACGCTTGATCAGCGGGACCTGGTCGCCCTCGCGGCGTGGGCGACCGAAGCGGGTGCCCACCACGATGTCCACCGGCTCGGCGCGCAGTCGCTCGACCATCGCGAGCACGTCCTTGACCTGGTGCTGGCCGTCGGCGTCGAAGGTGACGAAGTAGCGGGCGCCGGGTTGCACGCGCGCGTACTCGACGCCGGTCTGGATCGCGGCCCCCTGACCGAGGTTGACCGGGTGTCGGACCAGGTGTGCGCCCGCGCTGTGGATCGCCGCTGCCGATTCGTCGGCCGACCCGTCGTCCACCGCCACGATGTTCGGGAACGTCTCACGCGCGCTGCTGAGTACATCCTCGATCACGGTGCCCTCGTTGAAGCAGGGGACGACCAGCCAGACGTCACGGTTGCGCACCGGGTCGCCCGGGCCCGTGTCGCCCCCGGCCGTCGCGCCGTGCCCTGGGAGTCGCTCACTGTTACTGCTCATCGCCGGTCGATACTATGCGATCGAACGGAAAACCCGGTGACGAGAAGGACGGCGGTTCCCCGATGGCCATCGATGTGATGCTCCCCTACTACGGGGACGTCGGCCACTTCAAGAAGGCCGTGGACAGTGTCCTCGCCCAGAGCTACCGGGACTTCCGTCTCGTCGTGGTGGACGACGGGTACCCGGACCCGGAGCCGGCCCGCTACATGGGGGAGATCACGGCGCGCGACGAGCGGGTGACCTACGAGAAGAACGAGACCAATCTCGGCGCCAACGGCAACTACCGCAGGTGCCTGGGGATGGTCACCGCGCCGATCGTGGTGGTGATGGGTGCCGACGACGTCATGCTGCCCAACTACCTGCAAGTGGTGGCCGACGGGTTCGCGGCCGTTCCCGACGCCGCCGTGATGGAGGTGGGCGTCAACGTCATCGACGAGCACGGCGCCCCCGTGCGCCCCCTGTCGGACACGGTCAAGGCGTTCACCTCGCCCAAGGCCGACGGTCGCACCGTGCTGCACGGCGAGAAGCTCATGACCTCGCTCATGCACGGCAACTGGACCTACTTCCCGTCGCTGGCGTGGAATTCCGAGTGGATCCGCCGTATCGGGTTCCGCGAGGGGCTCGACGTGGTGCAGGACCTGGCGCTGCTGGTCGATGTGATCACCGCCGGTGGCCACATGGTCTACGACCCGACGCTCGCCTTCCTCTACCGCAGGCACTCCGCGTCCGATTCCTCGGTCCGGGCGCTCGACGGCCGCCGCTTCGACGAGGAGGCCCGGTTCTTCGCCGGCGAGGCCGACGCGTTCGCGGCCCGCGGGTGGAAGAACGCCGAACGGGCTACGCGCCTGCACCTGACGTCGCGGTTCAACGCGCTGTCGCTGCTGCCCTCCGCGGCCAGGGCGGGCAAGTTCGCCGAAGGCGGCAAGCGGTTGCTCGGCCACAGCTTCCGAAAGTTCTGACCCCGGCGGCTTCCG
This Dietzia psychralcaliphila DNA region includes the following protein-coding sequences:
- a CDS encoding DUF2304 domain-containing protein is translated as MIKALLLLAGAALVAFFLANRRKARAKAGVKIGFVLFVVFMVYAVMRPDDLTVVANALGVQRGTDLVLYALVMGFAFVTVSTYVRFREQEMRYARLARSIALQNAVRPEDQPDATAVTPAADDDDRLRR
- a CDS encoding glycosyltransferase family 2 protein, which encodes MRNRDVWLVVPCFNEGTVIEDVLSSARETFPNIVAVDDGSADESAAAIHSAGAHLVRHPVNLGQGAAIQTGVEYARVQPGARYFVTFDADGQHQVKDVLAMVERLRAEPVDIVVGTRFGRPRREGDQVPLIKRVVLKTVVMLSPRTRRLGLTDAHNGLRVFNRRVADDLNLRMNGMSHASEFVELMDSRGWRVAEQPVDILYTEYSMSKGQSLLNGINILSDGLVGKRLPR
- a CDS encoding glycosyltransferase family 2 protein, with the protein product MAIDVMLPYYGDVGHFKKAVDSVLAQSYRDFRLVVVDDGYPDPEPARYMGEITARDERVTYEKNETNLGANGNYRRCLGMVTAPIVVVMGADDVMLPNYLQVVADGFAAVPDAAVMEVGVNVIDEHGAPVRPLSDTVKAFTSPKADGRTVLHGEKLMTSLMHGNWTYFPSLAWNSEWIRRIGFREGLDVVQDLALLVDVITAGGHMVYDPTLAFLYRRHSASDSSVRALDGRRFDEEARFFAGEADAFAARGWKNAERATRLHLTSRFNALSLLPSAARAGKFAEGGKRLLGHSFRKF